A region from the Flavobacterium enshiense genome encodes:
- a CDS encoding PPK2 family polyphosphate kinase — MAVFNPDNFKITVPFYINDFPTVLQTHLDDDEKEEKLDKVQAKLSELQDAMYAHNRYGVLICLQGMDTSGKDSLIREVFKEFNPRGVVVHSFKTPNSTELEHDYLWRHYLALPEKGKFAVFNRTHYENVLVTRVHPEYILNENLPGIEKVEDIPADFWENRFEQINNFEKHITQNGTIILKFYFHMSKKEQRKRLLRRLEEEEHHWKFSPGDLKERERWDDYMKFYEEAINKTSKPHAPWYVIPADDKEMARYMVAKIIWEEMKQYKDIKEPELDEKVKANFALYREQLKK, encoded by the coding sequence ATGGCAGTATTTAATCCCGACAATTTTAAAATTACCGTTCCTTTTTATATCAATGATTTTCCAACGGTATTGCAAACCCACCTAGATGACGACGAAAAAGAAGAGAAACTCGACAAGGTTCAGGCAAAGCTGAGCGAACTGCAGGACGCGATGTATGCCCACAACAGGTATGGAGTTTTAATCTGCCTTCAAGGAATGGATACCTCAGGGAAAGACAGTCTGATTCGGGAGGTTTTTAAAGAGTTCAATCCGCGAGGCGTGGTGGTACACAGTTTTAAAACACCAAATTCTACCGAACTGGAACATGATTATCTATGGCGCCATTATTTGGCTTTACCCGAAAAAGGGAAGTTTGCTGTATTCAACCGTACACATTACGAAAACGTATTGGTTACCCGTGTGCATCCGGAATATATTTTAAACGAAAACCTGCCCGGAATCGAAAAAGTAGAAGATATTCCTGCTGATTTTTGGGAAAACCGCTTTGAGCAAATCAATAATTTTGAAAAACACATCACACAAAACGGAACCATCATATTGAAGTTCTATTTTCATATGAGCAAGAAAGAGCAGCGCAAACGCCTGTTGCGAAGATTGGAAGAAGAGGAGCATCATTGGAAGTTTTCTCCCGGAGACCTGAAAGAACGCGAACGTTGGGATGATTATATGAAGTTTTATGAAGAAGCCATCAACAAAACCTCAAAACCGCATGCGCCTTGGTATGTGATTCCGGCCGATGACAAGGAAATGGCCCGTTATATGGTGGCTAAAATCATCTGGGAAGAAATGAAACAATATAAGGATATTAAAGAACCGGAATTGGACGAAAAAGTGAAAGCTAATTTTGCTTTATACAGAGAGCAGTTAAAGAAATAA